The following proteins are encoded in a genomic region of Branchiostoma floridae strain S238N-H82 unplaced genomic scaffold, Bfl_VNyyK Sc7u5tJ_1353, whole genome shotgun sequence:
- the LOC118407461 gene encoding deleted in malignant brain tumors 1 protein-like: MASAVLLGVLALCVSFPARAQDVRRQYVAGCGSFSPPGFEKQLADMKEETDRMKNQVDLLSLVQTLMIQQSDLTSRVNSLEQQKTSQQGLMDSLTNQLSEERVRSAKLESRVQNLTTTLYEHDINIKQRLQCSCERLVPDDVISTITATLPSEPVFTTVAPVTKVTSPTEPKTDTPTESPAAKMTTTTQPGISPPAAELTGPVTGIQIRLAAGSTQLEGRVEVRNGTGQWGSVCDDNFDLQDAHVVCRQLDFGAALEVKLAGHFGEGSGNVWLDEVACRGIETDLGDCPADSWGRSDCSHKEDVGVICAGDAALRLVGGRAPWKGRLQIRPWGALEWGAVCNTSWTEAEAGFVCRQMGYTGGVTSSGQADIGEGPENIWLGDVTCSGDETNILSCGFSWEPSDCDHRQDVHVICTGRVSVRLAGSQNPSEGRVEIHPGNGDWGTVCDDGFDDRDAQVVCRQLGYYTGSARVGGLFPEGTGNIWLDNLNCAGNESSVAGCEINRWGDHDCTHKEDAGVVCEAEEEDCAEYHSSGVTTSGVYPIGLLPDDVEAYCDMDTAGESRYAEYSTFRVSGESDGYRLRISGYSGTAGNSMALNGYRFSTVDRDNDGSSSRHCSQGYGQGGWWFGACGSSALNGRYLGNCGSSCPAWQGVVWHNWRGGSYSLKSVSMKIRP; encoded by the exons ATGGCGAGTGCCGTACTGCTCGGTGTGTTGGCCCTGTGCGTCAGTTTCCCTGCCCGCGCCCAGGATGTTCGAAGGCAGTATGTAGCTGGCTGCGGAAGCTTCTCACCACCGGGCTTCGAGAAGCAGCTCGCCGACATGAAGGAAGAAACGGACCGCATGAAAAACCAAGTCGATCTCCTGTCGCTGGTTCAAACCTTGATGATCCAACAGTCCGACCTCACGTCCAGGGTGAACAGCTTAGAGCAGCAGAAAACAAGTCAGCAAGGCCTGATGGACAGTCTGACCAACCAACTGTCAGAAGAGAGAGTCAGGAGTGCAAAGCTGGAAAGCAGGGTACAGAATCTGACTACAACCTTGTACGAGCATGACATTAACATCAAACAACGGCTGCAG TGTTCCTGTGAGCGACTGGTGCCAGATGACGTCATCTCTACAATCACAGCCACGCTGCCCAGTGAGCCAGTGTTCACCACTGTCGCCCCGGTAACTAAGGTGACGTCACCTACGGAGCCGAAGACCGACACTCCCACCGAAAGTCCCGCAGCTAAGATGACGACAACAACCCAACCCGGTATCTCCCCTCCTGCCGCAGAGCTCACGGGCCCTGTAACAG GGATTCAAATCCGTCTTGCCGCTGGCTCTACCCAACTTGAAGGCCGAGTGGAGGTCCGAAACGGTACCGGCCAATGGGGCTCCGTCTGTGATGACAACTTTGACCTGCAGGACGCTCATGTTGTCTGCAGACAGCTCGATTTCGGGGCGGCCCTGGAGGTGAAACTGGCGGGTCATTTTGGGGAAGGTTCGGGGAACGTCTGGCTGGACGAGGTTGCCTGCAGGGGCATCGAGACGGACCTTGGAGACTGTCCTGCTGACTCCTGGGGACGGAGTGACTGTTCACACAAGGAGGATGTAGGAGTCATCTGTGCAG GAGACGCAGCTCTCCGGCTGGTTGGCGGTCGGGCTCCCTGGAAAGGACGGCTGCAAATCCGGCCGTGGGGAGCGTTAGAGTGGGGTGCCGTGTGCAACACCAGCTGGACCGAGGCTGAGGCCGGGTTCGTGTGCAGACAGATGGGTTATACCGGCGGGGTGACGTCATCTGGGCAGGCAGACATCGGAGAAGGGCCGGAGAACATCTGGCTGGGTGACGTCACCTGCAGTGGAGACGAGACCAACATCCTGTCCTGTGGATTCAGCTGGGAACCTTCTGACTGTGATCATAGGCAGGATGTACACGTCATCTGTACAG GCAGAGTCTCAGTCCGACTCGCCGGCAGCCAGAATCCGTCAGAAGGTCGAGTTGAGATCCATCCCGGAAATGGTGACTGGGGAACGGTCTGTGATGACGGGTTTGACGACAGGGACGCCCAGGTGGTCTGTAGACAGCTCGGGTACTACACAGGGTCCGCCAGGGTAGGAGGACTTTTTCCTGAAGGGACAGGAAACATCTGGCTGGACAATCTCAACTGCGCGGGGAACGAGTCCTCTGTAGCGGGCTGTGAGATCAACAGGTGGGGAGACCATGACTGTACCCACAAGGAGGACGCAGGTGTCGTCTGTGAAGCAG AGGAAGAAGACTGTGCCGAGTACCATTCATCAGGAGTGACAACAAGTGGAGTCTATCCAATAGGCCTCCTCCCCGATGATGTGGAGGcgtactgtgacatggacacgGCAG GGGAGTCACGCTACGCAGAGTAcagcaccttcag GGTATCCGGCGAGTCTGACGGGTACCGGCTGCGCATTTCCGGGTATTCGGGCACCGCGGGAAACTCCATGGCTCTCAACGGGTACAGgttctccactgtggacagggacaatgatggCAGCAGCAGCCGCCATTGTTCCCAGGGGTACGGACAGGGCGGCTGGTGGTTTGGTGCCTGCGGCAGCTCCGCCCTCAACGGCCGCTACCTGGGCAACTGTGGAAGCTCCTGTCCAGCCTGGCAAGGTGTGGTGTGGCACAACTGGAGAGGCGGGAGTTACTCCCTGAAGTCTGTGTCCATGAAGATCAGGCCGTAA
- the LOC118407462 gene encoding uncharacterized protein LOC118407462, with amino-acid sequence MASAVLLAVLVLCVSFPARAQDVRPHQEYADKGYCTYTYVVPPGSRTGSFSPPRLEEQLAETKEETGRLKNQVDLLVQTLLGLQSDLTSRVDSLSAELSEEKVRNAQLEQNLTRELQEQDTNHLTKIQNLSLPTVQNLTQKLQEQETRLQAQVQNLTQKLQEQETRLQAQVQNLTQKLQEQENRLQTRVQNLTQKLQEQENRLQTQVQNMSNKLSEERTRGAQLEQNLTRELQEQESRLQTRVQSLTQELQEQENRLQTQVQKLSNKLSEERIRSAQLERNLTKEVQEQEQTQVQDLTTTPYDVTIKQRLQPVLDDVISTLPSDAVSNAVDPTTRMTSPTEIQLTNRNTESPAAEMTTTTQPGISPPAKDSVIGLQLQVRLVGGSTPLEGRVEVRNGTGQWGSVCDDRWDLQDAHVVCRQLGFGAAREVKLAGHFGEGSGNVWLDEVACRGSETDLGDCPADSWGRSDCSHKEDAGVVCEGDAALRLVGSPVPWKGRLQIRPWSAFEWGAVCNTGWTEAEAGFVCRQMGYTGGVTSSGQADIGEGSENIWLGDVTCSGDETNILSCGFSWEPSNCHHSHYVHVICTGDLSVRITGSQSPLQGRVEVRTRHGDWGTICDDGFDDRDAQVVCRQLGYWGGVATAGGDFGEGTGNIWLRNVDCTGAESSVGDCQIQSWGNQDCSHSQDAGVVCSGPVSVRLVGGQSSSEGRVEVRPGNGAWGTVCDDGFDDKDAQVVCRQLGYITGFARVGGVFPGGTGNIWLDNLNCAGNESSVADCEINRWGEHDCTHKEDAGVVCPASDCADHFASGETTSGVYNNIVRSSDVEAYCDMDTAGGGWTVIQRRQDGSVPFNRTWEEYKLGFGNKSGEYWLGNENIHLLTNQKNYRLRIELLNRQGESRWAEYSTFSVSGESDGYRLHISGYSGTAGNSMAHNNGQRFSTVDRDNDGHDGSCSPRYGQAGWWFGRCTTSLLNGRYPGNCGSSCSSMQGVVWNRWRGSYSMKSVSMKIRP; translated from the exons ATGGCGAGTGCGGTACTGCTCGCTGTGTTGGTCCTGTGCGTTAGTTTCCCTGCCCGAGCCCAGGATGTTAGACCCCACCAGGAGTATGCAGACAAGGGCTACTGTACCTACACCTATGTGGTTCCGCCTGGGTCCCGTACTGGGAGCTTTTCTCCGCCACGTCTAGAGGAACAGCTCGCCGAGACCAAGGAAGAAACGGGCCGCTTGAAAAATCAGGTGGATCTCTTGGTGCAAACTTTGCTGGGTCTGCAGTCCGACCTCACGTCTAGAGTGGACAGTTTGAGCGCTGAACTGTCGGAGGAGAAAGTCAGGAATGCACAGCTGGAACAGAACCTGACACGGGAGCTGCAAGAGCAAGACACAAATCATCTAACCAAGATACAAAATCTGTCCCTACCAACT GTACAGAACCTGACACAGaagctacaagaacaagaaacccgTCTCCAAGCCCAGGTACAGAACCTGACACAGaagctacaagaacaagaaacccgTCTCCAAGCCCAGGTACAGAACCTGACACAGaagctacaagaacaagaaaaccgTCTCCAAACCCGGGTACAGAACCTGACACAGaagctacaagaacaagaaaaccgTCTCCAAACCCAGGTGCAGAACATGTCCAACAAACTATCAGAAGAAAGAACCAGGGGCGCACAGCTGGAACAGAATCTGACACGggagctacaagaacaagaaagccGTCTCCAAACCCGGGTACAGAGCCTGACGCAggagctacaagaacaagaaaaccgTCTCCAAACCCAGGTGCAGAAGCTGTCCAACAAACTATCAGAAGAAAGAATCAGGAGTGCACAGCTGGAACGGAACCTGACAAAAGAGGTACAAGAGCAAGAACAAACCCAGGTACAGGATCTGACTACAACCCCGTACGACGTGACCATCAAACAACGACTACAG CCGGTACtggatgacgtcatctccaCGCTGCCCAGTGACGCAGTGTCCAACGCTGTCGACCCAACAACTAGGATGACGTCACCTACGGAGATTCAGCTCACCAACAGAAACACCGAAAGTCCAGCAGCTGAGATGACGACAACAACCCAGCCCGGTATCTCTCCTCCTGCCAAAGATTCCGTAATTG GATTGCAACTTCAAGTCCGTCTTGTTGGTGGGTCTACCCCGCTTGAAGGCCGAGTGGAGGTCCGAAACGGTACCGGCCAATGGGGCTCCGTCTGTGACGATCGCTGGGACCTGCAGGACGCTCATGTTGTCTGCAGACAGCTCGGATTCGGGGCGGCCCGAGAGGTGAAACTTGCGGGTCATTTTGGGGAAGGTTCGGGGAACGTCTGGCTGGACGAGGTGGCCTGCAGGGGCAGCGAGACGGACCTTGGAGACTGTCCTGCTGACTCCTGGGGACGGAGTGACTGTTCACACAAGGAGGACGCAGGCGTCGTTTGTGAAG GAGACGCAGCTCTCCGGCTGGTTGGCAGTCCGGTTCCCTGGAAAGGACGGCTGCAAATCCGGCCGTGGTCAGCGTTTGAGTGGGGTGCCGTGTGCAACACCGGCTGGACCGAGGCTGAGGCCGGGTTCGTGTGCAGACAGATGGGTTATACCGGCGGGGTGACGTCATCTGGGCAGGCAGACATCGGAGAAGGGTCGGAGAACATCTGGCTGGGTGACGTCACTTGCAGCGGAGACGAGACCAACATCCTGTCCTGTGGCTTCAGCTGGGAACCTTCCAACTGTCATCATAGCCACTATGTACACGTCATCTGTACAG GTGACTTGTCCGTCCGAATTACCGGCAGCCAGAGTCCGTTACAAGGCCGCGTGGAGGTTCGGACTCGCCATGGCGACTGGGGGACGATCTGTGATGACGGGTTTGACGACAGGGACGCCCAGGTGGTCTGTAGACAGCTCGGGTATTGGGGTGGAGTCGCCACGGCAGGAGGAGACTTCGGAGAAGGGACGGGAAACATCTGGTTACGGAATGTTGACTGCACCGGGGCAGAATCGTCTGTAGGTGACTGTCAGATTCAGAGTTGGGGCAATCAAGACTGCAGCCACAGCCAGGACGCAGGGGTCGTCTGCTCAG GTCCCGTGTCCGTCCGACTTGTCGGAGGCCAGAGTTCATCAGAAGGTCGAGTGGAGGTCCGGCCCGGAAATGGAGCCTGGGGAACGGTCTGTGATGACGGGTTTGACGACAAGGACGCCCAGGTGGTCTGTAGACAGCTCGGGTACATCACCGGGTTCGCCAGGGTGGGAGGAGTTTTTCCTGGAGGGACAGGAAACATCTGGCTGGACAATCTCAACTGCGCGGGGAACGAGTCTTCTGTAGCGGACTGTGAGATCAACAGGTGGGGAGAGCACGACTGTACCCACAAGGAAGACGCAGGAGTCGTCTGTCCAG CCTCAGACTGCGCAGATCACTTTGCGTCAGGAGAGACGACAAGCGGAGTCTATAACAATATAGTCCGTTCCTCTGATGTGGAGGCCTATTGTGACATGGATACCGCAG GAGGCGGTTGGACCgtgatccagcggcggcaggacgggtcggttccattcaaccggacctgggaggagtacaaactgggctttgggaacaagagcggggagtactggctggggaacgagaacatccacctcctgaccaatcagaagaactATCGCCTACGCATTGAACTTTTGAACCGGCAAGGGGAGTCACGGTGGGCAGAGTAcagcaccttcag TGTATCCGGTGAGTCGGACGGGTACCGGCTGCACATTTCCGGGTATTCAGGCACCGCGGGAAACTCCATGGCTCACAACAACGGGCAGAGgttctccactgtggacagggacaatgatggCCACGACGGCAGTTGTTCTCCGCGGTACGGACAGGCCGGCTGGTGGTTTGGGAGATGCACCACCTCCCTTCTCAACGGCCGTTACCCGGGCAACTGTGGGAGCTCCTGTTCATCCATGCAAGGTGTGGTGTGGAACAGATGGAGAGGCTCTTACTCCATGAAGTCTGTGTCTATGAAGATCAGGCCATAA